A genomic window from Indicator indicator isolate 239-I01 chromosome 10, UM_Iind_1.1, whole genome shotgun sequence includes:
- the DDX59 gene encoding probable ATP-dependent RNA helicase DDX59, which yields MFLPRAIKVKRTADEDKSCTAKRNKSSSGGSLLEETAEYQDCQPVSTQTSASRCNLNEVVQEHTQPAAGDLSAANATLGKDNQNTDEGSISEEPIKSYSKLQRWAEPGEPVCVVCGRYGEYICDKTDEDVCSLECKAKHLLQTQANEKKLTSDQLTKAESQTETHLNAPYFYKDHSFILGLREEQIENLKLQLGIAVHGQQVPRPIVEFEHCGFPETLNHNLKKSGYEVPTPIQMQMIPVGLLGRDIVASADTGSGKTAAFLLPVIMKVLKETETPSALILAPTRELAIQIERQAKELMTGLPNMRTVLLVGGLPLPPQLHRLKQSVKVIIATPGRLLEILKQSSVRLSGIKIVVVDEVDTMLKMGFQQQVLDVLEGISQDHQTILVSATIPVGIEHLANQLLHNFVRITIGEKNLPCSNVRQIILWVEEPSKKKKLFEILNDKKLFKPPVLVFVDCKLGADLLSDAVHKITGLQCTAMHSEKTQVERTDILQGLLQEKYEVIVSTGVLGRGLDLVNVKLVVNFDMPSSMDEYVHQVGRAGRLGHSGTAITFINNNSKKLFWDVVKRVKPTGTILPPQLINSPYLHDQKRREQQRLKQLQNSLVTGDNLMDIIRKHDKNTSQR from the exons ATGTTTTTACCAAGAGCTATTAAAGTCAAGAGAACTGCTGATGAGGACAAAAGTTGTACAGCTAAGAGAAATAAATCATCTTCTGGAGGATCTTTGCTAGAGGAGACTGCTGAGTACCAGGACTGTCAGCCAGTTAGCACACAAACTTCTGCCTCAAGATGTAATTTGAATGAAGTTGTGCAAGaacacacacagcctgcagctggagacCTTAGTGCTGCTAATGCAACTTTGGGAAAGGACAACCAAAATACAGATGAAGGTAGCATTTCAGAAGAACCCATAAAATCATACAGCAAATTGCAGCGTTGGGCAGAACCTGGAGAACCTGTATGTGTTGTCTGCGGTCGCTATGGAGAGTATATCTGTGATAAAACAGATGAAGATGTATGTAGCTTGGAATGTAAAGCCAAACACCTTCTACAAACTCAAGCAAATGAAAAGAAGCTAACATCTGATCAGCTCACAAAAGCAGAGTCTCAAACAGAAACTCACCTTAATGCACCTTATTTCTACAAAGATCATTCCTTTATTTTAGGTTTGCGAGAGGAGCAGATTGAGAACCTTAAACTGCAGCTGGGTATTGCTGTCCATGGCCAGCAAGTGCCAAGACCTATTGTAGAGTTTGAACACTGTGGTTTTCCTGAAACTTTAAACCATAATTTAAAGAAGTCTGGCTATGAAGTCCCAACTCCCATCCAGATGCAAATGATCCCCGTTGGACTATTAGGGAGGGATATTGTGGCTAGTGCAGACACAGGCTCTGGGAAAACAGCAGCTTTCCTACTTCCAGTTATTATGAAGGTTTTGAAAGAG ACAGAAACTCCATCTGCCCTTATTTTGGCACCAACCAGGGAGTTAGCAATTCAGATAGAGCGACAAGCTAAAGAACTGATGACTGGTTTGCCAAACATGAGGACAGTTCTCCTGGTAGGAGGTTTGCCTCTGCCACCCCAGCTTCACCGTCTCAAGCAAAGTGTTAAG gtTATAATAGCAACACCTGGAAGACTTCTTGAGATTTTAAAGCAAAGTTCTGTTCGTCTGAGTGGCATAAAAATTGTAGTGGTGGATGAA GTGGATACCATGTTAAAAATGGGTTTCCAGCAGCAAGTGTTGGATGTTTTGGAAGGCATCTCTCAAGATCATCAAACTATACTGGTGTCAGCCACGATTCCTGTGGGCATTGAACACTTAGCAAATCAGCTTCTACACAATTTTGTGAGAATAACTATTGGAGAAAAGAATCTGCCTTGTTCCAACGTCCGCCAAATTATCTTGTGGGTAGAAGAACCgtctaaaaagaaaaagctgtttgAAATACTAAAT GATAAGAAACTTTTCAAACCTCCAGTGTTGGTGTTTGTGGACTGTAAGCTAGGAGCTGATCTGTTGAGTGATGCTGTTCATAAGATTACAGGATTACAGTGTACAGCTATGCATTCTGAGAAGACTCAGGTGGAAAGAACAGACATATTACAG GGATTACTTCAAGAGAAGTATGAAGTTATAGTAAGTACTGGAGTCCTTGGACGAGGGCTTGACCTGGTTAATGTCAAACTGGTAGTAAATTTTGATATGCCATCAAGTATGGATGAATATGTACATCAG gttggaagagcggGGAGGTTGGGTCACAGTGGCACTGCAATTACTTTTATCAATAACAACAGCAAGAAGCTCTTCTGGGATGTAGTGAAGAGAGTGAAACCAACAGGCACCATTCTTCCCCCACAGCTGATTAATTCCCCTTATCTTCATGACCAAAAGCGAAGGGAACAACAGAGACTTAAACAGTTACAGAACAGCCTTGTGACAGGAGATAATCTTATGGACATTATTAGAAAACATGATAAAAATACTTCTCAGAGGTAA